The nucleotide window CGGCGACGTGATGATTGCTTCCGCCATGCGTTCCATCGGCGATCTTGATGAAATCCGCGCCCGCAGCGGCATCTTCGGCGCCATTCGCGCCGTGCTCGGCAGCACCAGGTTTGTCACCGGTGTCACATTCATGGCGCTGAGCTTCTTTTCGTTGCTCTTTGCTCTCAGCAATGCGGACCTGAGCCTGATTGCGCCGGCGACGGCATCGCTCACCTTTGTGACTAACGCCGTCGCTGCAAAGTTCTTTCTCAAGGAAGCAGTCGACCGCCGCCGCTGGATTG belongs to Silvibacterium dinghuense and includes:
- a CDS encoding EamA family transporter; its protein translation is MIVQHAAKDALMIGAVVVTATVGDVMIASAMRSIGDLDEIRARSGIFGAIRAVLGSTRFVTGVTFMALSFFSLLFALSNADLSLIAPATASLTFVTNAVAAKFFLKEAVDRRRWIAAVLVCAGVALITR